The Chitinispirillales bacterium ANBcel5 sequence CAGATGGCTCATATACGCACTTATCATTCTCCGGCTCCAACTCTTTTAGCAGTGATAGTGGTGAGCCCTACCTTCCTTCCTATACTCTCTTCATTGGTGTGCCACAGGAGGGGGAGATCGATGTAGATGTATCGGTGGGTGCAATAAACCGTAAGCAACTGAACAATCCTGTTAAGCGTTCAAGGTCTGATGGAGTATCGGATGTTGAATACCAAAATGTCTGGGTCAGTGAACCTCAGTATACTACGTTTAGAAACTACAGGGCTGCAAGAGTGGTGGTACGTCCCTTTCAGTATGACCAAAACAGTCAGAATGTTTCTGTGCTTCGTGAAGCAACAATTTCGGTACGGTTTCCACCTTCTCAGCACCGCCCATCCTCGTCTCCGGGGGTTTTGTCTGATTACAATCGCATGGTAGACAATCTGATGGTAAACTTTGCTACTGCCCGGGGCTGGAGAAGGGCAGGGAGATTAAGGAAAGCTGCTGTTCAAGATTTTCCTTTCAGTAGAAACCGAAGGGTTTACTCTTTTAAAGTTGGAGACGGTCATAGTGGGTTTAATGAAGCTACGACTCTGGAAAATGGAATAGTAAAGATAACCGGTGATGATCTCATTGAGCTTTTTGGACCGGAGGTCAGGATGTCAGGAGTTGCACTCTACGCATCACATAAGGGGGAAATGGATCTAAGTGTTCCTGGTGAAGGGCAGATTCCGGATGGGATGTTTGAAATTCCGCTTTTACGGGTCTCAGATGATCCCTTTGGCCCGGTAGAGTCACAGGATTACGCGCTTGCATTTGTTAGCGGCGCTTCAGACTGGGTTTATAATGAAGGAACCAATGAGTTTGAAATGAAGATTAATCGTTATAGTGACTACCGCACCTACTGGCTTACGACTAAAGATAGCCCGGCATGTGAGATGGAAACCTTTGAGCAGCCTTCTGATCCGGTTCAAACAGTTGACAATTTCATGAACAAGGTATTACTGAGAAGACCACAGAGTCGCTCAATGCAGTTTAAAGAGGGAGGGATCGATTATATATACCGACGCTTTGATGTAAACAATCAG is a genomic window containing:
- a CDS encoding C25 family peptidase propeptide domain-containing protein — encoded protein: MSKKILLIVLGCVFSVLSSPVTVTEDSPSRLTFTFTVEEFDTATVKTADGSYTHLSFSGSNSFSSDSGEPYLPSYTLFIGVPQEGEIDVDVSVGAINRKQLNNPVKRSRSDGVSDVEYQNVWVSEPQYTTFRNYRAARVVVRPFQYDQNSQNVSVLREATISVRFPPSQHRPSSSPGVLSDYNRMVDNLMVNFATARGWRRAGRLRKAAVQDFPFSRNRRVYSFKVGDGHSGFNEATTLENGIVKITGDDLIELFGPEVRMSGVALYASHKGEMDLSVPGEGQIPDGMFEIPLLRVSDDPFGPVESQDYALAFVSGASDWVYNEGTNEFEMKINRYSDYRTYWLTTKDSPACEMETFEQPSDPVQTVDNFMNKVLLRRPQSRSMQFKEGGIDYIYRRFDVNNQSWSKLIDLPGLEQENSVDVQFVEHFRNRGAGDISASIGNDEICTNCSDVWFTIDQWTENRLSLDYRSNSAGSFYELYGIYFRYPKKLAAGNQNGDLRLEVFSDRENSVKRYNFDRGDEEEVYVFRIPQNESETSLIHGDTFGQTGDI